One stretch of Pomacea canaliculata isolate SZHN2017 linkage group LG11, ASM307304v1, whole genome shotgun sequence DNA includes these proteins:
- the LOC112575180 gene encoding uncharacterized protein LOC112575180, with translation MLQTSSLEKEEEERKKVTDDFQEYLVTSVKDMYPDITGTFYFVPPVYFNRTRYRKKHVTGEVTWVSDTPADNDVRHDRSMQHVIHCLRHLAEHRQEKMFVLTQLTFDAYLNNVGTEYVRHRLPTADSNSSNSVDLLIIHQKHGVLVGVVKAVSDDDFRDEVNQQNADEMIILQIKEGLQQLDEAVCMMNNLTSDQKSVRVRKALMLPRLSRSSLNRALASQPDQFVNYSDIEMSLCAYHLCDCNGDWYVCSGHLDKLIQWWEKMMGKTSDDDYLSEELYLRLISRFCGPATQPSLQIQDDKFLLPKTLAEAVSVTGDLYNRPMLSQDMVDLLKKKRVFLVGPPNTGKTRLLTLVGKKWITSGHELHVFCGSASSCTLLTHGFREELRPTSGIEDNGTYAHTKAKVKRLNFDKENEIDEAVRNLIERNVYVVADDVDVDRYRPFH, from the exons ATGTTGCAG ACGTCATCTTtggaaaaggaggaggaagaaagaaagaaggtgaCAGACGACTTCCAGGAATATCTAGTGACGTCAGTCAAAGACATGTACCCAGACATCACGGGAACATTCTATTTTGTGCCTCCCGTGTACTTCAACAGAACTCGTTACAGAAAGAAACACGTGACTGGAGAAGTGACGTGGGTCTCTGACACTCCTGCTGACAATGACGTCAGACATGACCGATCCATGCAGCACGTCATCCACTGCCTACGTCACCTGGCGGAACACAGACaggagaaaatgtttgtgctgaCACAGTTGACCTTTGACGCCTATTTAAACAATGTAGGTACAGAGTATGTCAGACACCGTCTGCCCACTGCAGACAGTAACAGCAGTAACAGCGTTGACCTCCTCATCATCCATCAAAAACATGGCGTGCTGGTGGGAGTGGTGAAGGCCGTCAGTGATGACGATTTCAGAGATGAAGTCAATCAGCAGAATGCGGATGAAATGATAATCCTACAGATTAAAGAAGGCCTACAACAACTGGATGAGGCCGTTTGTATGATGAATAATCTGACGTCAGACCAGAAATCAGTTAGAGTTCGAAAAGCTCTGATGTTGCCCAGACTTTCTCGTTCATCACTGAACCGTGCTCTGGCCAGTCAACCTGACCAG TTTGTGAACTACTCCGACATTGAGATGTCTCTATGCGCTTATCACCTGTGTGATTGTAATGGGGACTGGTATGTCTGTTCTGGCCACCTTGATAAACTAATTCAGTGGTGGGAGAAGATGATGGGCAAAACTAGCGATGACGATTATCTAAGCGAGGAACTGTACCTGAGACTGATATCAAG GTTTTGTGGACCAGCGACTCAGCCCTCACTACAAATACAAGACGATAAGTTTCTTTTACCGAAGACTCTGGCGGAGGCTGTTTCAGTGACAGGAGACCTGTATAACCGCCCTATGCTTTCTCAAGACATGGTGGActtattgaagaaaaaaagagtgtttctTGTCGGACCACCAAACACCGGTAAAACACGGCTGCTGACGCTGGTCGGGAAGAAATGGATTACAAGCGGCCACGAGCTGCACGTGTTCTGCGGCAGCGCATCGTCGTGTACATTATTGACGCACGGGTTTCGTGAAGAACTGAGACCAACGTCTGGTATCGAGGACAACGGCACATATGCTCATACCAAAGCCAAAGTGAAACGTCTTAATTTTGATAAAGAAAATGAGATAGATGAAGCTGTGAGAAACCtaatagaaagaaatgtttatgtgGTTGCAGATGACGTTGATGTCGACAGGTACAGaccttttcattaa
- the LOC112575682 gene encoding uncharacterized protein LOC112575682 — MDKDLRLQFTSSPMLYVVWLCLCLMTVRAQDGKVTCSVPPVEEFHDTVLTCHFPEDLSVSNKDFTVYHYRSNDNPEAVLDCCWIRGVRKCSTHPDFVYNNIVSRTLSITVRHVTTNHTGRYACQIANYEPRFLESCELRLKPGIENTCSINKEESQSSATLTCYFSEDIGKTQRNFTVVKYNGQDMTEVTKCWWVDGHNHCKFADGYINISSVSSYYTVLISEVKIEKEGNYSCWYSGSDTNQETCLLHLSDEEADEEQSGTILVTVLIPTLVGVAGVVAAAVVLFLTYRR, encoded by the exons ATGGACAAAGATCTACGTTTGCAGTTCACTTCTTCTCCGATGCTGTATGTTGTCTGGCTGTGTCTTTGTCTGATGACTGTCCGGGCACAAG ACGGAAAAGTCACGTGCTCTGTACCGCCAGTGGAAGAGTTTCATGACACAGTACTGACATGTCACTTCCCCGAGGACTTGAGTGTTTCCAATAAAGACTTTACGGTCTACCACTACAGAAGTAATGACAATCCAG AAGCTGTCCTAGACTGTTGTTGGATCAGGGGTGTTCGTAAGTGCTCCACACACCCAGACTTTGTGTACAACAACATCGTCAGCCGGACACTGAGTATTACAGTTCGTCACGTGACGACTAATCACACCGGCAGGTACGCCTGTCAGATCGCCAACTACGAGCCCAGGTTCCTGGAATCTTGCGAGTTGCGCTTAAAACCGG GCATAGAAAACACATGCTCTATTAATAAAGAAGAATCGCAATCAAGCGCAACGCTGACCTGTTATTTTAGCGAGGACATTGGAAAAACGCAGAGAAACTTTACTGTAGTCAAGTATAATGGCCAGGACATGACAG AGGTCACTAAGTGTTGGTGGGTGGATGGACATAATCACTGTAAGTTTGCGGATGGTTACATCAACATCTCCAGCGTGTCTTCCTATTACACTGTTTTAATATCGGAAgtgaaaatagagaaagaaggCAACTACTCCTGCTGGTACTCAGGCTCTGACACTAACCAGGAGACGTGTCTCCTTCACCTGTCTGATGAAG AAGCAGACGAAGAGCAAAGCGGCACCATCCTGGTAACCGTGCTGATACCAACGTTGGTGGGTGTAGCTGGAGTAGTAGCTGCAGCTGTCGTCTTATTTCTGACATACAGACGGTAA